The genomic region GTGCATTTAGGAGATCCCAGAGAAGACTCCAAAACGGCTGCGGGGGAAAGACCACCAAACATGCCTACAGAAACACTACCGACAGGTAGCATGGTGAAGCCAGTCAGCCCTGCCGTCACTTTCACGTCTGCCGTTCCTCTCCGCATTCTGAACAAAGGACCTGACTATTTTCGCAGGCAGGCGGAGCCTAATCCAAAAAGACTGAGCGCGGTGGAGAGACTAGAAGCTGACAAAGCGAAATATGTCAAAAGCCAGGAGGTCATTAATGCCAAGCAGGAGCCTGTGAAGCCAGCAGTACTGGCAAAGCCACCGGTCTGTCCCGCAGCCAAGCGAGCGCTGGGGAGCCCCACCTTGAAAGTCTTTAGCAACAATGCAAAGACTGAAAGCAGTGTCCAGAGGGAAAATCTGAAACTTGAGATTTTGAAGAACATCATCAACAGCTCTGAAGGCTCCAGCTCAGGTTCAGGGCATAAGCACGGTCCCCGAAACTGGCCACCTCACAGAGCTGATTCAACAGAGCTGAACCGACACTCATTTGCTGAATCCTTGAAGGTTTACCCCACGCAGGGCCGTAGCAGCCCTCAGGAGAGCAGCTCTAATGTCAGCAGAAGGCTCCTAGATCAGTCAGCAGAGACCTTCTTGCATGTCTCTCACAGCTCCTCAGACATTAGGAAAGTAACTAGTGCAAAGCCCTTAAAAGCAATACCCTGCAGTAGTTCAGCCCCACCTCTGCCTCCAAAGCCCAAAATCGCTGCCATCACCACCCTGAAATCCCCAGAGATTGAGGCAGTTGAGTCTGGATGTGGAGTTAGTAGAAGACCCTC from Phaenicophaeus curvirostris isolate KB17595 chromosome 3, BPBGC_Pcur_1.0, whole genome shotgun sequence harbors:
- the FAM110B gene encoding protein FAM110B, coding for MPTETLPTGSMVKPVSPAVTFTSAVPLRILNKGPDYFRRQAEPNPKRLSAVERLEADKAKYVKSQEVINAKQEPVKPAVLAKPPVCPAAKRALGSPTLKVFSNNAKTESSVQRENLKLEILKNIINSSEGSSSGSGHKHGPRNWPPHRADSTELNRHSFAESLKVYPTQGRSSPQESSSNVSRRLLDQSAETFLHVSHSSSDIRKVTSAKPLKAIPCSSSAPPLPPKPKIAAITTLKSPEIEAVESGCGVSRRPSLQRSKSDLSDRYFRVDADVERFFNYCGLDPEELENLGMENFARANSDIISLNFRSASMISSDCEQSQDSNSDLRNDDSANDRVPYGISAIERNARIIKWLYSIKQARESQKVSHV